Proteins encoded within one genomic window of Odocoileus virginianus isolate 20LAN1187 ecotype Illinois chromosome 2, Ovbor_1.2, whole genome shotgun sequence:
- the CD8A gene encoding T-cell surface glycoprotein CD8 alpha chain, translating to MASLSTALILPLALLLLHAATVLGSLSFRMSPTKKETRLGEKVELQCELLQSGMTSGCSWLRQIPGDDPRPIFLMYLSGQRPKLAEGLDPKHISGSKVANSRFQLTLSSFRQEDQGYYFCSVLSNSILYFSNFVPVFLPAKPATTPAMRPSTRAPTIAPQTRSVSPRSEVCRPSAGSAVDTSRLDFACDIYIWAPLVGTCAVLLLSLVITGICYRRNRRRVCKCPRPVVRQAGKPSPSEKYV from the exons ATGGCCTCACTCTCGACCGCCCTGATCCTGCCCCTGGCCCTGCTGCTGCTCC ATGCTGCCACGGTCCTCGGGTCGCTCTCGTTCCGGATGTCGCCGACGAAGAAGGAGACCAGACTGGGCGAGAAGGTGGAGCTGCAATGCGAGTTGCTGCAGTCCGGCATGACATCAGGGTGCTCCTGGCTCCGCCAGATACCCGGGGACGACCCCAGACCCATCTTCCTAATGTACCTCTCCGGCCAACGGCCCAAGCTAGCCGAGGGACTGGACCCCAAACACATTTCCGGCTCCAAGGTCGCCAACTCCAGATTCCAGCTCACCCTGAGCAGTTTCCGCCAGGAGGACCAAGGCTACTACTTTTGCTCGGTCTTGAGCAACTCGATCCTGTACTTCAGTAACTTCGTACCTGTCTTCTTGCCAG CGAAGCCCGCCACCACGCCGGCGATGCGGCCATCCACGCGGGCGCCCACCATCGCGCCTCAGACTAGGTCTGTTTCTCCGCGCTCAGAGGTGTGCCGGCCCTCGGCGGGCAGCGCAG TGGACACGAGCCGGCTGGACTTCGCCTGCGATATCTACATCTGGGCTCCCCTGGTCGGGACCTGCGCAGTCCTTCTCCTGTCGTTGGTCATCACAGGCATCTGCTACCGCC GAAACCGAAGACGTGTCTGCAAATGTCCCAG GCCCGTGGTCAGACAAGCAGGCAAGCCCAGCCCTTCAGAGAAATATGTCTAA